The Desulfoscipio gibsoniae DSM 7213 genome contains a region encoding:
- the atpD gene encoding F0F1 ATP synthase subunit beta, whose protein sequence is MANVGEVVQVIGVVVDIRFPPGQVPDIYNAVKITSEKEDVFGRKINLTLEVAQHLGNNIVRSVAMSTTDGLVRGMKAEDLGKPISVPVGNPVLGRMVDVLGRPIDGKGDIKSEGEYPIHRPAPPLVEQSTRTEQLETGIKVIDLMVPFLKGGKVGMFGGAGVGKTVIVMELINNIASQHGGISVFAGVGERTREGNDLYNEMTESGVMPKTTMVFGQMNEPPGVRLRVALTGLCMAEYFRDELGSDTLLFIDNIFRFTQAGSEVSALLGRMPSAVGYQPTLATEMGQMQERITSTKQGSVTSVQAVYVPADDLTDPAPATTFAHLDATVVLSRQISELGIYPAVDPLDSTSRILDPNVIGQEHYETARGVQLVLQRYKELQDIIAILGMEELSDDDKLTVARARKLQRFLSQPFHVAETFTGYPGAYVSLKDSIRGFQEILDGKHDELPEDAFYMVGTIEEAVAKAKRLAGEGA, encoded by the coding sequence ATGGCTAACGTAGGTGAAGTAGTACAGGTCATTGGCGTGGTGGTGGACATCCGTTTCCCGCCCGGCCAGGTACCTGATATTTATAACGCTGTTAAAATAACCAGCGAAAAAGAAGATGTATTCGGCAGAAAAATAAATCTTACCCTTGAAGTTGCCCAGCACTTGGGCAACAATATAGTCCGTTCCGTAGCCATGTCCACCACCGATGGTTTGGTGCGCGGCATGAAAGCTGAAGACCTGGGTAAACCGATCAGTGTTCCTGTGGGTAACCCGGTGCTCGGCCGCATGGTGGACGTGCTTGGCAGGCCCATTGACGGCAAAGGCGATATTAAAAGTGAAGGTGAATACCCCATTCACCGGCCGGCCCCCCCGCTGGTGGAACAGTCCACCAGGACGGAACAGCTGGAAACCGGTATCAAAGTTATCGACCTGATGGTGCCGTTCCTCAAGGGTGGTAAGGTTGGTATGTTCGGTGGTGCCGGTGTGGGCAAAACCGTTATCGTTATGGAGCTTATTAATAACATTGCCAGTCAGCACGGTGGTATCTCGGTGTTTGCCGGCGTGGGTGAGCGTACCCGCGAAGGCAACGACCTTTATAATGAAATGACTGAATCCGGTGTTATGCCGAAAACCACCATGGTGTTCGGCCAGATGAACGAGCCCCCCGGGGTGCGTCTCCGGGTTGCTCTGACCGGTCTGTGCATGGCTGAGTACTTCAGGGACGAGCTGGGCTCCGATACACTGCTGTTCATTGATAACATCTTCCGTTTTACCCAGGCCGGTTCCGAGGTTTCGGCTCTGTTGGGCCGGATGCCTTCCGCCGTGGGTTACCAGCCAACACTGGCCACTGAGATGGGCCAGATGCAGGAGCGGATTACATCAACCAAGCAAGGTTCGGTTACCTCCGTGCAGGCCGTTTACGTGCCCGCCGACGACTTGACCGACCCTGCGCCGGCAACCACATTTGCTCACTTGGACGCCACCGTTGTGCTGTCCCGTCAGATCTCCGAGCTGGGCATTTACCCGGCTGTGGACCCCCTGGACTCCACGTCCAGGATTTTGGACCCCAACGTCATCGGCCAGGAGCACTATGAAACAGCCCGTGGCGTGCAGCTGGTACTGCAGCGTTACAAAGAGCTGCAGGATATCATCGCCATCCTGGGTATGGAAGAATTATCAGACGATGACAAATTGACTGTGGCCCGGGCCAGGAAACTGCAGCGTTTCCTCTCCCAGCCGTTCCACGTGGCGGAAACTTTCACAGGTTATCCCGGTGCATATGTATCACTGAAAGACAGTATCCGTGGATTCCAGGAAATCCTGGACGGTAAACACGATGAGCTGCCTGAGGATGCGTTCTACATGGTAGGCACCATTGAGGAGGCAGTAGCCAAGGCCAAACGTCTGGCAGGAGAAGGTGCATAA
- the murA gene encoding UDP-N-acetylglucosamine 1-carboxyvinyltransferase, which yields MKKLYIRGGRPLSGTVRVSGSKNAVLPIIAACLLSTSPCTLEDIPNLADVDTICLVLEHLGAQVKRDGTTLVIIPPQKPKTEAPYEFVRQMRASFLVIGPLLARTGLASISLPGGCAIGSRPVDLHLKGLHMLGARIEHGYGSIRAEAGKYGLRGNRIYLDFPSVGATENIIMAASLAEGQTVIENAAEEPEVVDLANFICAMGGKIKGAGTKVVKITGVRELKGVTHTVIPDRIEAGTYLVAGAITGGNILVENVIADHVKPVLAKLLEMGIDVYEEQDGLRVIGRKDYRAVDVKTMPYPGFPTDMQPQMMALMTCARGTSIITETVFENRFMHISELKRMGARIKTVGRNAVIQGPVALSGASVKATDLRAGAALVLAGLCAEGNTEVSNIYHIERGYENLLGKLQSLGADIWGQA from the coding sequence GTGAAAAAGTTGTATATTCGGGGTGGCAGGCCCTTATCCGGTACAGTGCGGGTTAGTGGTTCTAAAAATGCTGTGCTGCCAATCATTGCAGCCTGCCTGCTGTCTACCTCACCGTGTACCCTGGAAGATATTCCGAATCTGGCCGATGTGGATACAATTTGTCTTGTGCTGGAACACCTGGGTGCCCAGGTAAAAAGAGACGGTACGACACTGGTGATTATTCCACCTCAAAAACCAAAAACCGAGGCACCTTATGAGTTTGTAAGACAAATGAGAGCATCGTTTCTGGTAATAGGACCGTTGCTTGCCCGTACCGGTTTAGCGTCCATTTCATTGCCAGGGGGATGTGCCATAGGAAGCAGGCCCGTAGACTTGCATCTGAAAGGCCTGCATATGCTGGGGGCCCGCATTGAGCATGGCTATGGCAGCATTCGTGCCGAAGCTGGAAAGTATGGATTGCGTGGCAACCGCATCTACCTGGACTTTCCCAGCGTGGGGGCAACCGAAAATATCATTATGGCTGCCTCTTTGGCCGAAGGGCAAACGGTAATTGAAAATGCCGCTGAGGAGCCGGAAGTAGTGGATTTAGCTAATTTTATTTGCGCCATGGGGGGCAAAATTAAAGGTGCCGGCACCAAAGTGGTAAAAATTACCGGCGTGCGCGAACTAAAAGGGGTTACCCACACTGTTATACCCGACCGTATTGAGGCAGGTACCTATCTTGTGGCCGGAGCAATCACTGGTGGTAATATTCTTGTGGAAAACGTTATTGCCGATCATGTAAAACCGGTTTTAGCCAAGCTGTTGGAGATGGGCATAGACGTATATGAAGAACAGGACGGGTTACGAGTCATCGGCCGGAAAGATTATAGAGCTGTGGATGTCAAAACTATGCCCTATCCGGGTTTTCCCACCGACATGCAGCCTCAGATGATGGCACTGATGACCTGTGCCAGAGGAACCAGCATCATTACTGAAACTGTGTTTGAAAACAGGTTTATGCACATCAGCGAGCTGAAGCGCATGGGGGCGCGAATCAAAACGGTAGGCCGTAATGCAGTTATACAGGGTCCAGTAGCTTTAAGCGGGGCCTCAGTCAAAGCCACCGACCTGCGGGCCGGAGCGGCCCTGGTACTGGCTGGCCTATGCGCCGAGGGTAACACAGAGGTGAGCAATATTTATCATATCGAGCGAGGTTATGAAAACCTTTTGGGCAAGCTGCAAAGCCTTGGCGCTGATATCTGGGGGCAGGCGTAA
- the atpF gene encoding F0F1 ATP synthase subunit B, whose protein sequence is MDAIVQVLNINNTLVAQVFNFIMLLIFLRVVVYPHIVKMLEDRQNFIANNVAAAEEERKQAELLHKQYLDELQKAKNEAQSIVQKASKAAEEQAHEIIEAAKAESNRIKESALQDINREKEKAVAELRDQVATLSILVASKVVSEKITADMQRGMIDEFIKEAGDLPC, encoded by the coding sequence TTGGATGCCATTGTTCAGGTTTTAAATATCAATAATACATTGGTGGCGCAAGTTTTCAACTTTATCATGTTACTCATCTTCCTTCGCGTTGTTGTATATCCGCATATTGTAAAAATGCTAGAAGACCGGCAAAACTTTATCGCCAATAATGTGGCCGCTGCCGAAGAGGAAAGAAAACAAGCGGAGTTACTGCACAAGCAGTATTTGGATGAATTGCAAAAGGCCAAAAACGAAGCCCAGAGCATCGTTCAAAAAGCCAGTAAAGCCGCTGAAGAACAAGCCCATGAGATCATTGAGGCGGCCAAGGCGGAATCCAACCGTATTAAAGAATCTGCCTTGCAGGATATAAACAGGGAGAAGGAGAAGGCTGTTGCAGAATTGCGCGACCAGGTGGCTACTCTGTCTATTCTGGTGGCCAGCAAAGTTGTTAGCGAAAAAATAACCGCCGACATGCAGCGCGGTATGATTGATGAGTTTATTAAAGAGGCAGGGGATCTGCCATGCTAA
- a CDS encoding ATP synthase subunit I has translation MQRPAPIRNIDQQLTRTKRFMILVIILTLPGLIINPGDTLILGFIVGGIFGIINCILLVKRMNSLMELMKQTDINQKRAKAFMRAGFYPRMALIVGIIALAGRVDFLSIYGVGAGLLVPTVITVVDANLALYRYYTARDAVDKI, from the coding sequence TTGCAGAGACCTGCACCCATACGCAATATAGATCAACAGTTAACACGCACTAAAAGATTTATGATCCTGGTTATCATACTGACCTTGCCGGGCTTAATTATTAACCCCGGGGATACATTGATTCTGGGTTTCATTGTGGGCGGTATTTTTGGTATTATCAACTGTATTCTATTGGTAAAAAGAATGAATTCGCTTATGGAATTGATGAAGCAAACGGACATCAATCAAAAAAGGGCCAAGGCATTTATGAGGGCCGGTTTCTACCCCCGCATGGCACTTATAGTAGGTATCATTGCTCTGGCCGGTCGGGTTGATTTTTTGAGCATTTACGGTGTGGGTGCCGGGCTTCTAGTGCCCACTGTTATAACGGTGGTGGATGCCAATTTAGCACTATACCGTTATTATACGGCGCGTGATGCCGTTGATAAAATATAA
- the atpG gene encoding ATP synthase F1 subunit gamma, translating into MASLRDLRRRIKSISSTQKITKAMKAVAAAKMRRAQDNVLAARPFARRVRDVLGRVGSASVGMKHPLLAVREPQKVAYIVVTADRGLCGGFNANVLKMGVQETKNRQNVEIITLGRKGRDFFRNRGYNIAQQYVGIGDANPSLTNEVARFVIDKYTAEEYDEVYLIYSQFVNVLVQKPVVQKILPVEPPEGEADEKKVDYIFEPDAENIMGSLLPMYIQNSLFQALLETNAGFYSAQMTAMDNATKNAADMIERLTLSMNRARQAAITTEISEIVSGAAALE; encoded by the coding sequence ATGGCTAGTTTGCGCGACCTGCGGCGTCGTATTAAGAGTATCAGCAGTACCCAGAAGATTACCAAGGCCATGAAGGCGGTGGCTGCAGCTAAAATGCGGCGCGCCCAGGACAATGTGCTGGCTGCCAGGCCCTTCGCACGGCGGGTGCGAGATGTACTTGGCAGGGTTGGATCCGCTTCCGTAGGAATGAAGCACCCATTACTTGCCGTACGCGAGCCGCAAAAGGTAGCTTATATTGTAGTGACCGCGGACCGCGGCCTGTGCGGAGGCTTTAACGCCAATGTTCTTAAAATGGGCGTTCAGGAGACAAAGAATCGCCAGAACGTTGAAATTATAACTCTTGGTCGTAAAGGTAGGGATTTTTTCCGTAACCGTGGCTACAACATTGCGCAGCAATATGTTGGCATTGGCGATGCTAACCCGAGCCTGACCAATGAAGTTGCCAGGTTTGTCATAGACAAATATACGGCCGAAGAATATGATGAAGTTTATTTGATTTACAGCCAGTTTGTAAACGTGCTGGTACAAAAACCCGTGGTGCAGAAGATTCTGCCAGTTGAACCCCCGGAAGGGGAGGCCGACGAAAAGAAAGTGGATTACATTTTCGAGCCTGATGCGGAAAATATTATGGGCAGCTTATTGCCTATGTATATTCAGAATTCGCTGTTCCAGGCATTGCTGGAAACCAATGCCGGATTCTACAGCGCCCAGATGACGGCTATGGATAATGCCACGAAGAATGCTGCGGACATGATTGAAAGGCTGACGCTTTCCATGAACCGTGCCCGTCAGGCCGCCATTACCACGGAAATATCCGAGATTGTCAGCGGCGCTGCCGCTCTCGAGTAA
- the atpA gene encoding F0F1 ATP synthase subunit alpha: MNLRPEEISSIIRQQIEKYKAEIEVSDVGTVIQVGDGIARVYGLEECMASELLEFPGGTMGMALNLEEDNIGCVLMGPYTHIKEGDTVKRTGRIISVPVGDALIGRVVNPLGQPIDGLGPINSDKFRPVERIAPGVIERKSVHEPLQTGLKAIDSMIPIGRGQRELILGDRQTGKTAVAVDAIINQKGKDVICIYVAVGQKNSTVANVQQRLKDTGAMDYTIIVSATASEPSPLLFIAPFAGAAIGEEFMEQGKHVLIVYDDLTKQAAAYRELSLLLRRPPGREAYPGDVFNLHSRLLERACKLSDDLGAGSMTALPIIETQAGDVSAYIPTNVISITDGQIYLEPDLFYAGVRPAVNVGISVSRVGGAAQIKAMKQVAGTLRLDLAQYRELAAFAQFGSDLDKSTQARLTRGERMVELLKQDQYVPMDVEDQVISIFAAARGFLDDLPVEKVLPFEAGLIKFVKANKADVRKELSEKKEITKDLEEKLKAAIKEFKGSFIA, encoded by the coding sequence ATGAATTTGCGACCTGAAGAGATCAGCTCGATCATTCGGCAGCAAATCGAAAAATATAAAGCCGAAATTGAGGTCAGTGACGTTGGCACAGTCATCCAGGTGGGTGACGGTATTGCCAGGGTTTACGGACTGGAAGAATGTATGGCCAGTGAGCTGCTGGAATTTCCCGGCGGTACAATGGGCATGGCGCTGAACCTGGAAGAAGACAATATCGGCTGCGTGCTCATGGGACCCTACACCCACATTAAGGAAGGCGACACTGTTAAGCGTACCGGCCGGATTATCTCCGTGCCCGTAGGCGACGCCTTGATTGGCCGTGTGGTTAACCCGCTGGGTCAGCCAATTGACGGCCTGGGCCCCATCAATAGTGATAAATTCCGCCCGGTTGAGCGTATTGCTCCCGGTGTTATTGAACGTAAATCAGTGCACGAGCCGCTGCAAACCGGTCTTAAAGCTATCGACTCCATGATTCCCATCGGCCGTGGCCAGCGGGAATTGATTCTTGGCGACCGCCAAACCGGTAAAACTGCTGTTGCGGTAGACGCCATTATTAACCAAAAAGGTAAAGATGTTATCTGCATTTACGTTGCTGTAGGTCAAAAGAACTCCACCGTGGCCAACGTGCAGCAGAGGCTCAAGGACACCGGAGCTATGGATTACACTATCATCGTATCCGCCACTGCGTCCGAACCGTCACCGCTTTTGTTTATCGCTCCCTTTGCCGGTGCAGCCATTGGCGAAGAGTTTATGGAGCAGGGCAAGCACGTGCTGATTGTTTACGATGACCTGACCAAGCAGGCTGCCGCTTACCGTGAACTTTCCCTGCTGCTGCGCCGTCCGCCCGGACGTGAAGCTTACCCGGGTGACGTTTTCAACCTGCACTCGCGTTTGCTGGAACGTGCATGTAAGCTGAGTGATGACCTGGGAGCCGGTTCCATGACCGCGCTGCCCATTATTGAAACCCAGGCCGGTGACGTGTCGGCCTATATTCCCACAAACGTTATTTCCATTACCGATGGTCAAATATACCTGGAGCCCGACCTCTTCTACGCCGGTGTACGCCCTGCTGTTAACGTGGGTATCTCGGTATCCCGGGTGGGTGGTGCGGCTCAGATTAAAGCTATGAAACAGGTAGCCGGTACTCTGCGTTTGGACCTGGCCCAGTACCGTGAACTGGCTGCGTTTGCCCAGTTCGGTTCAGACCTGGATAAATCAACCCAGGCTCGTTTAACCCGCGGTGAGCGCATGGTGGAACTGCTCAAGCAAGACCAGTACGTACCTATGGATGTGGAAGATCAAGTTATCTCTATTTTCGCGGCTGCTCGTGGCTTCCTTGATGACCTGCCGGTGGAAAAAGTACTGCCGTTTGAAGCAGGCTTAATTAAGTTTGTTAAGGCCAATAAAGCCGATGTTCGCAAAGAGCTAAGCGAAAAGAAAGAAATCACCAAGGATCTCGAAGAAAAACTAAAAGCTGCAATTAAGGAATTTAAAGGCAGCTTTATCGCTTAA
- the atpB gene encoding F0F1 ATP synthase subunit A, producing MSAAAGHEASKDILAVVHENLNVWGFPHDAVNFGFGAMNLKTLVMTWIVMGLIVIFTVAATRNMQLKRPGKLQLMVEEMFQFLRGLAYENLDPKKGASLMCLLFSLFLFLLFSNLWGLIPTMMSPTADVNTTLGMALFVFILVQVLGLYYRKLGYFKHFFEPFVFFLPIVLVEELSKPLTLAFRLYGNIYAGEVLIAVLLGLIPLTATIFGGFLASVIWLSFSIFVGFIQAFIFTMLTIAYVSQVTAEHH from the coding sequence TTGTCTGCAGCCGCAGGTCACGAAGCAAGTAAAGACATCCTGGCCGTAGTGCACGAGAATTTGAATGTATGGGGGTTCCCCCATGACGCAGTGAATTTCGGGTTCGGAGCCATGAACCTGAAAACCCTGGTCATGACCTGGATAGTTATGGGGCTGATTGTTATTTTCACTGTTGCTGCCACCCGTAACATGCAGTTAAAAAGACCCGGTAAGTTGCAATTAATGGTGGAGGAAATGTTCCAGTTTTTAAGGGGTCTGGCCTATGAAAATTTGGACCCCAAGAAGGGTGCCAGCCTGATGTGCCTTTTGTTTAGTTTATTTCTATTCCTCCTATTTAGTAACCTCTGGGGCCTAATACCCACCATGATGTCGCCCACGGCGGATGTCAATACCACGCTGGGTATGGCGCTGTTTGTGTTTATACTGGTTCAGGTGCTGGGACTGTATTACCGCAAGCTTGGTTATTTCAAGCACTTTTTTGAACCATTTGTATTTTTCCTGCCCATTGTTCTCGTTGAAGAATTGTCCAAGCCTTTAACGCTGGCCTTCCGTCTTTACGGTAATATTTACGCAGGTGAGGTGCTAATTGCGGTGTTACTGGGGCTTATACCCCTGACCGCCACCATTTTCGGCGGGTTCCTGGCGTCGGTGATTTGGCTGTCATTCAGTATTTTCGTTGGCTTTATCCAGGCATTTATTTTTACTATGCTGACCATTGCTTATGTATCCCAGGTAACTGCTGAACATCACTAA
- the atpE gene encoding F0F1 ATP synthase subunit C encodes MELAAAAAIGTALAVGLASIGAGIGDGLVTGKTVEATARQPELRGSLMTLMFISVGLIEALPIIAVVIAFILMGKMG; translated from the coding sequence ATGGAATTAGCAGCTGCTGCTGCAATCGGTACTGCTCTGGCCGTGGGTTTGGCTTCTATCGGCGCCGGTATTGGTGACGGTCTTGTAACTGGTAAAACTGTAGAAGCTACTGCCCGTCAGCCTGAACTCAGAGGTAGCCTGATGACCTTAATGTTCATTTCCGTAGGTTTGATCGAGGCGCTGCCCATTATCGCCGTCGTTATCGCGTTCATTTTGATGGGTAAAATGGGCTAA
- the spoIID gene encoding stage II sporulation protein D, which produces MRKIFLITLILVLLLALGLPWVVQKIMEPRVQEEGTIVRLYRHDADTVELMSLEDYVTGVVAAEMPALFPDEALKAQAVAARTYIVKRMVAGGVMNNCHEGADTCDNPSHAQGCLTRAEMKERWGTLKYYQYYYKIRMAVDDTAGEIITYQGQPIDPVFHAACGGHTEDAEDVWMYSVPYLRGVACPYENNPNSIQQVAIGQDQVAKALGVELQSVPVSTKQDQPIKVVESTSTGRPKTLLINDRRLSASEIRQKLGLRSTNFTWQFKNDQIIFETVGYGHGVGMCQYGASGLAEHGYDYKQIINHYYTGVQINNINDYR; this is translated from the coding sequence ATGCGCAAGATATTTCTAATAACATTGATATTGGTTCTGCTACTGGCCCTGGGGCTGCCCTGGGTAGTGCAGAAAATAATGGAACCACGGGTGCAGGAAGAGGGTACCATTGTGCGGCTGTACAGGCATGATGCTGACACAGTGGAATTGATGTCACTTGAGGATTATGTTACAGGCGTGGTGGCAGCCGAAATGCCTGCGCTATTCCCTGATGAGGCCTTAAAAGCACAGGCGGTGGCGGCCCGGACATACATTGTCAAGCGTATGGTGGCCGGTGGGGTTATGAATAACTGTCATGAGGGTGCGGACACCTGTGACAATCCCAGTCATGCCCAGGGATGTTTAACCAGGGCAGAGATGAAAGAACGCTGGGGGACGCTAAAATACTATCAATACTATTATAAAATCCGCATGGCCGTGGACGATACAGCAGGAGAAATTATCACTTATCAAGGTCAGCCCATTGACCCGGTGTTTCACGCTGCCTGTGGTGGGCACACTGAAGACGCGGAGGATGTGTGGATGTATTCAGTGCCGTATCTGCGCGGCGTAGCCTGTCCCTATGAAAATAACCCCAATTCAATTCAACAGGTGGCTATAGGACAGGATCAAGTAGCCAAAGCACTGGGTGTGGAATTGCAATCCGTTCCGGTTTCCACTAAACAGGATCAACCTATTAAGGTAGTTGAAAGCACGTCCACCGGTAGACCAAAAACTTTACTGATCAATGACCGGCGTTTATCTGCGTCAGAGATACGTCAAAAATTAGGTCTACGATCCACAAATTTTACCTGGCAGTTTAAAAATGATCAAATCATTTTCGAAACAGTCGGTTATGGCCATGGTGTGGGCATGTGCCAATACGGAGCCAGTGGTCTGGCAGAACACGGCTATGATTACAAGCAAATAATTAATCATTATTATACAGGAGTTCAGATTAATAATATCAACGATTATCGTTAA
- the atpH gene encoding ATP synthase F1 subunit delta, with product MLRGAVAGRYAEALYEIAVRENLVDQLESELKAVNKVINESEPLRKVIIHPRITANEKKEVLANLFKDRISEITMNFLGFVVDRQREAYLADITEYFTGLANKARNISDVQVTSAVELTKEEKKNMAAAMAKSTGKKVRLTYNVDKKLLGGVVVRIGDKVIDGSVRTRLQTLREHLRQIS from the coding sequence ATGCTAAGAGGGGCTGTAGCCGGGCGCTATGCCGAAGCGCTTTATGAAATTGCGGTGCGGGAAAATCTTGTAGATCAGCTGGAGTCGGAACTAAAAGCCGTGAACAAGGTAATTAATGAATCCGAGCCACTGAGAAAAGTAATTATCCATCCCCGTATTACTGCCAACGAGAAAAAAGAGGTGCTGGCCAACTTATTTAAAGACCGCATTTCTGAAATCACGATGAATTTTCTCGGCTTCGTAGTGGATCGCCAGCGTGAAGCCTACCTGGCGGATATTACTGAATATTTTACCGGACTGGCCAATAAAGCCCGTAACATCAGCGATGTTCAGGTAACTTCAGCAGTGGAACTTACCAAAGAAGAGAAGAAAAACATGGCTGCCGCTATGGCCAAAAGCACTGGCAAAAAAGTCAGACTTACCTATAACGTTGATAAGAAACTGCTGGGCGGAGTGGTGGTTCGTATCGGTGACAAGGTTATCGATGGTAGCGTGCGCACTCGCTTGCAAACCCTGCGCGAGCACCTCAGACAAATAAGTTAA
- a CDS encoding AtpZ/AtpI family protein has protein sequence MEEPKNKKNGALTAIAVTTTIGTELAITTLLGFYGGRLLDDKLGTEPWFLVAGVLAGVAAGIMSIVKTMQRFFK, from the coding sequence GTGGAAGAACCAAAAAACAAGAAAAACGGTGCGCTAACAGCCATAGCTGTGACCACAACCATTGGCACCGAGCTGGCCATTACTACCCTGTTGGGGTTTTATGGCGGTAGGTTGCTGGATGACAAGCTGGGTACCGAACCCTGGTTTTTGGTGGCGGGCGTTTTAGCAGGCGTAGCTGCGGGTATCATGAGCATTGTTAAAACCATGCAGCGTTTTTTTAAATAG
- a CDS encoding F0F1 ATP synthase subunit epsilon produces MAEEKLQRLEIVTPQKKTYSQDIRFVVLPGTEGELGVLPEHAPLVSALKTGLARVHHEGKVLKIAVSGGFAEIRNNKVTVLANAAEREDQIDVERAQAAKERAEQRLSAGGQDIDVIRAEAALKRALNRLKAAGQ; encoded by the coding sequence ATGGCGGAAGAAAAACTGCAGCGGTTGGAAATTGTCACACCCCAAAAAAAGACATACAGCCAGGACATCCGTTTTGTGGTACTGCCCGGCACCGAAGGTGAACTGGGTGTTTTACCCGAACACGCGCCGCTGGTCAGTGCCTTAAAAACAGGTCTGGCTCGTGTGCACCATGAAGGAAAAGTATTAAAAATAGCCGTCAGCGGCGGCTTTGCAGAGATACGCAACAACAAGGTAACCGTTTTGGCCAATGCCGCCGAGCGGGAAGACCAAATTGACGTCGAGCGTGCCCAGGCCGCCAAAGAACGAGCCGAACAGCGTCTGTCCGCTGGAGGCCAGGACATCGACGTAATTCGAGCCGAAGCCGCCCTAAAGAGGGCACTCAACCGCCTTAAGGCCGCAGGCCAATAA